Proteins from one Mycteria americana isolate JAX WOST 10 ecotype Jacksonville Zoo and Gardens chromosome 1, USCA_MyAme_1.0, whole genome shotgun sequence genomic window:
- the LRRC32 gene encoding transforming growth factor beta activator LRRC32 isoform X1, whose product MPETLETRTMNLYVIFFLAVVNRGTSNYQPTEGKSCEMANSQAFCHNKDLHQIPHELHPSVNKIDLSGNLIESIPEKPLSFYASLQCLDLSSNQISFITPGVFAHMTNLLEINLANNHLYELAQNGTEGIGLLPKVEILDLSHNSLYNGMAEYFIKQAPALRYLSLADNSIIMISHKMFQGSPSLVEIDLQSNIIMEIEEGAFETLVNLSKLNLSMNSITCISDFNLRQLEILDLSKNSIETFHTAKSDDEYSLRCLDLSENKLLHFPVFPQVNKLVTLNLSKNLIQLTAESLHNRMDYMENEWLDASFHLLDQKQSRNKSSLYLSQLVYLDLSYNEIKSIPDEFFESMLSLHTLNLSKNCLQAFAVPYDSALISLTVLDLSYNALQNLLLDAGTLSNLKELYIQNNHLQTLQFDIFSSLPSLRLLNLQSNNISLCSMYSGLAKQRLAGEESGCVSFVDSPALQYLYLADNMLNILPAYTFYKTSLIVLDLSMNPGLKIEVKALSGLEKSLEYLYLHGNSLIDLNIDLPCFSHLKHLNLSENQLNWLPKWGSDSPLEVLDLRNNRFSTLQNSNILALENSLKNLYLTGNPLNCCGNIWLSSMIQNKNVQIPNVEHLTCQYTQNFGYQEEMHIGNIRPEDCEKEDLKKINFLIILTFVLVLSAIIIGVGSFFCFRRQNFSHQFKA is encoded by the exons AACCATGAACCTGTACGTCATCTTCTTCCTGGCAGTGGTGAACAGAGGGACCTCTAACTATCAGCCCACAGAGGGGAAGTCTTGTGAAATG GCAAACTCACAGGCATTTTGCCACAACAAAGACCTCCACCAAATCCCTCATGAGCTCCATCCGAGTGTAAACAAAATAGATCTGTCTGGAAATCTGATTGAAAGCATCCCTGAAAAGCCTTTATCATTTTACGCTTCCCTCCAGTGCCTGGATTTAAGCTCTAACCAGATAAGCTTCATCACGCCTGGAGTCTTTGCACACATGACGAATTTGCTGGAAATAAATTTAGCCAACAATCACTTATATGAGCTTGCCCAGAACGGGACAGAGGGGATTGGACTTTTACCCAAGGTGGAAATACTGGACCTGTCCCACAACAGTCTGTACAATGGGATGGCTGAGTATTTCATTAAACAAGCTCCAGCACTGCGGTATCTTTCCTTGGCAGACAACAGTATTATAATGATATCTCACAAGATGTTTCAGGGATCTCCCAGTCTTGTGGAGATAGATCTTCAGAGTAATATCATCATGGAAATAGAAGAAGGTGCTTTTGAGACTCTAGTGAATCTTTCCAAGCTAAATCTCTCCATGAATTCAATTACTTGCATCTCTGATTTCAACCTCAGGCAGCTGGAGATACTTGACCTCAGCAAGAATAGCATTGAGACCTTCCACACCGCAAAGTCAGATGATGAATATAGCTTAAGATGTTTGGATCTGAGTGAAAACAAACTGCTTCACTTCCCAGTCTTCCCCCAGGTAAATAAGCTGGTAACTCTGAATTTATCAAAGAATTTAATCCAGCTCACTGCTGAATCCCTTCACAATAGAATGGACTATATGGAAAACGAATGGCTAGAtgcttcttttcatcttcttgaTCAGAAGCAAAGTAGAAACAAAAGTTCCCTTTATTTATCCCAGCTTGTATATTTAGACTTAAGTTATAATGAAATCAAATCCATTCCGGATGAGTTCTTTGAATCAATGTTGTCCCTTCACACCCTTAATCTCAGTAAAAACTGTCTTCAGGCATTTGCAGTACCTTATGACAGCGCATTGATCTCCCTAACTGTCCTGGACTTGAGCTACAATGCTTTGCAGAACCTTCTCCTAGATGCTGGCACGTTGTCAAATTTGAAGGAGCTCTATATTCAAAACAACCATCTTCAGACCCTGCAATTTGATATCTTCTCAAGTCTTCCTAGCCTCAGACTGCTTAATCTACAGAGCAATAATATCAGCCTTTGCAGCATGTACTCAGGATTAGCTAAGCAAAGACTTGCTGGAGAGGAAAGTGGTTGTGTATCATTTGTTGATTCTCCTGCTCTTCAGTACTTGTACCTAGCTGACAACATGCTGAACATCCTACCAGCATATACTTTCTACAAGACTTCTCTGATTGTCTTGGATCTCTCCATGAACCCCGGACTGAAAATAGAAGTTAAAGCATTATCAGGACTGGAAAAGTCTCTGGAATATTTGTATTTACATGGCAATAGCCTGATAGATTTAAATATTGACTTGCCTTGTTTTAGTCACCTTAAACATTTAAACCTCTCTGAAAATCAGCTGAACTGGCTGCCTAAGTGGGGTAGTGACTCTCCACTGGAAGTTCTGGACCTACGGAACAATAGGTTTAGTACATTACAGAACAGCAATATTTTAGCATTAGAAAATTCCCTTAAAAACTTGTATCTCACTGGGAACCCACTCAACTGCTGTGGAAATATCTGGCTCTCATCAATGATTCAGAACAAAAATGTCCAGATCCCCAACGTGGAGCACTTAACATGCCAGTACACTCAGAACTTTGGGTACCAGGAAGAAATGCACATCGGGAACATTCGACCAGAAGACTGTGAAAAAGAGGATCTAAAGAAAATCAACTTCCTTATTATATTAACATTTGTGTTGGTTTTATCCGCAATCATCATTGGAGTGGGTTCATTTTTTTGCTTCCGCAGGCAAAACTTTAGCCATCAGTTTAAAGCATAG
- the LRRC32 gene encoding transforming growth factor beta activator LRRC32 isoform X2, with translation MNLYVIFFLAVVNRGTSNYQPTEGKSCEMANSQAFCHNKDLHQIPHELHPSVNKIDLSGNLIESIPEKPLSFYASLQCLDLSSNQISFITPGVFAHMTNLLEINLANNHLYELAQNGTEGIGLLPKVEILDLSHNSLYNGMAEYFIKQAPALRYLSLADNSIIMISHKMFQGSPSLVEIDLQSNIIMEIEEGAFETLVNLSKLNLSMNSITCISDFNLRQLEILDLSKNSIETFHTAKSDDEYSLRCLDLSENKLLHFPVFPQVNKLVTLNLSKNLIQLTAESLHNRMDYMENEWLDASFHLLDQKQSRNKSSLYLSQLVYLDLSYNEIKSIPDEFFESMLSLHTLNLSKNCLQAFAVPYDSALISLTVLDLSYNALQNLLLDAGTLSNLKELYIQNNHLQTLQFDIFSSLPSLRLLNLQSNNISLCSMYSGLAKQRLAGEESGCVSFVDSPALQYLYLADNMLNILPAYTFYKTSLIVLDLSMNPGLKIEVKALSGLEKSLEYLYLHGNSLIDLNIDLPCFSHLKHLNLSENQLNWLPKWGSDSPLEVLDLRNNRFSTLQNSNILALENSLKNLYLTGNPLNCCGNIWLSSMIQNKNVQIPNVEHLTCQYTQNFGYQEEMHIGNIRPEDCEKEDLKKINFLIILTFVLVLSAIIIGVGSFFCFRRQNFSHQFKA, from the exons ATGAACCTGTACGTCATCTTCTTCCTGGCAGTGGTGAACAGAGGGACCTCTAACTATCAGCCCACAGAGGGGAAGTCTTGTGAAATG GCAAACTCACAGGCATTTTGCCACAACAAAGACCTCCACCAAATCCCTCATGAGCTCCATCCGAGTGTAAACAAAATAGATCTGTCTGGAAATCTGATTGAAAGCATCCCTGAAAAGCCTTTATCATTTTACGCTTCCCTCCAGTGCCTGGATTTAAGCTCTAACCAGATAAGCTTCATCACGCCTGGAGTCTTTGCACACATGACGAATTTGCTGGAAATAAATTTAGCCAACAATCACTTATATGAGCTTGCCCAGAACGGGACAGAGGGGATTGGACTTTTACCCAAGGTGGAAATACTGGACCTGTCCCACAACAGTCTGTACAATGGGATGGCTGAGTATTTCATTAAACAAGCTCCAGCACTGCGGTATCTTTCCTTGGCAGACAACAGTATTATAATGATATCTCACAAGATGTTTCAGGGATCTCCCAGTCTTGTGGAGATAGATCTTCAGAGTAATATCATCATGGAAATAGAAGAAGGTGCTTTTGAGACTCTAGTGAATCTTTCCAAGCTAAATCTCTCCATGAATTCAATTACTTGCATCTCTGATTTCAACCTCAGGCAGCTGGAGATACTTGACCTCAGCAAGAATAGCATTGAGACCTTCCACACCGCAAAGTCAGATGATGAATATAGCTTAAGATGTTTGGATCTGAGTGAAAACAAACTGCTTCACTTCCCAGTCTTCCCCCAGGTAAATAAGCTGGTAACTCTGAATTTATCAAAGAATTTAATCCAGCTCACTGCTGAATCCCTTCACAATAGAATGGACTATATGGAAAACGAATGGCTAGAtgcttcttttcatcttcttgaTCAGAAGCAAAGTAGAAACAAAAGTTCCCTTTATTTATCCCAGCTTGTATATTTAGACTTAAGTTATAATGAAATCAAATCCATTCCGGATGAGTTCTTTGAATCAATGTTGTCCCTTCACACCCTTAATCTCAGTAAAAACTGTCTTCAGGCATTTGCAGTACCTTATGACAGCGCATTGATCTCCCTAACTGTCCTGGACTTGAGCTACAATGCTTTGCAGAACCTTCTCCTAGATGCTGGCACGTTGTCAAATTTGAAGGAGCTCTATATTCAAAACAACCATCTTCAGACCCTGCAATTTGATATCTTCTCAAGTCTTCCTAGCCTCAGACTGCTTAATCTACAGAGCAATAATATCAGCCTTTGCAGCATGTACTCAGGATTAGCTAAGCAAAGACTTGCTGGAGAGGAAAGTGGTTGTGTATCATTTGTTGATTCTCCTGCTCTTCAGTACTTGTACCTAGCTGACAACATGCTGAACATCCTACCAGCATATACTTTCTACAAGACTTCTCTGATTGTCTTGGATCTCTCCATGAACCCCGGACTGAAAATAGAAGTTAAAGCATTATCAGGACTGGAAAAGTCTCTGGAATATTTGTATTTACATGGCAATAGCCTGATAGATTTAAATATTGACTTGCCTTGTTTTAGTCACCTTAAACATTTAAACCTCTCTGAAAATCAGCTGAACTGGCTGCCTAAGTGGGGTAGTGACTCTCCACTGGAAGTTCTGGACCTACGGAACAATAGGTTTAGTACATTACAGAACAGCAATATTTTAGCATTAGAAAATTCCCTTAAAAACTTGTATCTCACTGGGAACCCACTCAACTGCTGTGGAAATATCTGGCTCTCATCAATGATTCAGAACAAAAATGTCCAGATCCCCAACGTGGAGCACTTAACATGCCAGTACACTCAGAACTTTGGGTACCAGGAAGAAATGCACATCGGGAACATTCGACCAGAAGACTGTGAAAAAGAGGATCTAAAGAAAATCAACTTCCTTATTATATTAACATTTGTGTTGGTTTTATCCGCAATCATCATTGGAGTGGGTTCATTTTTTTGCTTCCGCAGGCAAAACTTTAGCCATCAGTTTAAAGCATAG